The Oncorhynchus clarkii lewisi isolate Uvic-CL-2024 chromosome 8, UVic_Ocla_1.0, whole genome shotgun sequence nucleotide sequence AAGATATTAAATGTACATTATTTTGTCTGACTGGGAAATgtcttattttctctctttcaGATCTGGGAATGGGGAGCCAAAAAACGTACGTTTTTCCTGTTTTGAGGATGTGTCACTTTGTGTTTCGACATGTAACTTAATGTCATGGATTACATTCACATGGCATTTTCCAAGCGCTCAATGAGCTTTACATTTTAAGAGGTTGGGGGCCTCTGtcttttcttcctctctttctatttgCTTACTGACTGATTGACATCTCTTCCGCAGGGGGGAGAACACGATGGGAAGTGGAGGCTGGTCAACTCCTCAGGTAGCTCCTCCAAGTTGGGGCGCTCCCATGGTAAATCTGGTCTTTGTCATATAGCATGGAGTGCAGCCACATGGCAGTGACAGGCATGGCATGGAGCCAATCACacgcacctctcctctctgactctccaGGGTGGTCCAATCACATTTGGAATATGGACATTTGGAATTTGGTGTTTGGTTTAAAGGGGTGAACATTTTGTGGGAAAACTAAGGGGTTGGACTGGGAATACTGGAGAGCTCTGAGCGGGCTGAGGTTTGTCCCAAACCAAGGAGCTGCTTGTGAAACCACTCCCCTCCCTTTCTTCCCTTAAAGTTCTGACCTCAAACAAGCCACCTGACCCCAAAATGCCCCGTTCATCTGCATATTTCCTTATTTCAATCCCCATTTTTTGAGCAACAGCTCCTCTCCCCAGTGTCCAAACGAAACACAATACAAATTTAGATCGCTTTATCTTCATAATTTAATTGCTGCACTAACCATTAGTCAAGAAAGCTTTTGCTATAGGGTCTGTAGTTACTGTATTAACCTATGGCTTCAGCTGTTCATTTCAGCCAAAGCCTCACCACTGACATGAATATCAGATAACCAGTCGCTGATTTAAACTGGCTTGCCTGATCCATGTATTCTTATGATTGACCCTGTGGTCTTCAAATGCTTCTGAGCAAATCACCTGAACCTGATTTAAGAGGTTAGAGTGTTTTTATGTGCTTTGCTGTTCTCTCTCTGCGTGCgtcttaaaatgtttttttttatgtctttgtctATGTTTACTATGTGTGCGTGTCAGTgatatgtctgtgtgtttgttgttgCAGTGTTGTCTTTACTGTGCCTGTGTTGTAAGTAGTGTGGTAAtttcccacctcctctcccccactccacaCCCCTAGAACGTTCCAATGGGATCCCCTTCTTTTATGGGGTCTTACCAAGGATTCAGCATGGTAAGACCACCCCACCCTCAACCTAGGACCATTAGGAGCACCTAAGATGGCCAATGACCCCTTTAGGTGGCCCATGTACGCATCACTAAAATTTCTGCCATAGGGTCTgactgtttcctctctctcaggGCGGGGCGGCCGGCGCTGGAGCTCCCATGATGCCCATGGTTAGGCCAGGCTTTGGAGCCCCTGCAGCCCCAGGAGCACCggtaagacacacacagagtacacacagacatacacacacacacaaagacacacctaTTTCATGAAACACTGTTCCCTGTGACAGATGGGATCTCCAGGGATGGCCGGGAGCCCGAGGAGGCCTCCGCCCCCCAAGAATGCCCTGGATGACCTCAACATCAAGGACTTCATGTAAACCCCTCTAACCCATCCCTCTGAGGTAGGGTTCTCTCACAGTGGCACCAAACGACATGCACACAATGCATTGAAAAGAGCCAGTTACATAATAATATTGTGGTAATCATCCatccctctgcctctgtctcttctctccagaGGTTGTTGTTATGTCTGGAGctgtggatgtggatgtgtgCACCCCCGTCTCCCTCCTGTCACGCCCCAGCCCCTTCAGCCAATCAACCATCAGCACTACGACCCCTGTCCTCTGACTTCCCCGTAACCTCTGTCTGCTGTTGTAACAAAAGCTGTGGATGTGAATCATAGACACAGAAAACTAaactgtgtatgagtgtgtgtgtacttcaATGTTATCCTTTACCTAAACTAAGAAAAAAATGTACCATAAAAAATGATAGTGTATTTAGATTTGTTCTGGAACTCCCACGTGTCAGCTGACTTGGAATGGTGGATCTGTGTTGATTTTCTTGCGCGTTTCCCAGACGAGGATTGTGTTGTTAACCGTGGACTGTGTTCGGTGTGTGTAAACCTCACTGGCCAATCCCTGCCCTATCCTGTCCCTCGCTATCCAATCAAATTCTGTATATTGCTGTCTTTGTAACATCATTCAACACTTAGTTGTACTCCTCTCCATTAATTGAGCCACCCAGCCTCTTTGAGAACAGATGCAGTAATATTGAAATATGTACAACTGTCACCACAAATCTGGGTTTACGAGATGACAAATCATACgacaaaatgttttgtttttattttgtctaTTTTTTTGATTGTGTGTTACATGCAACATTTGTGGACCATGTTCAAATTGACATATGCATTTTAGAATATTTTTAAGTATAGATTATACATATATTTCTTTAATCTTTATTTTGAGAGAAAATGTATCATATATTTTAGTTATGTCTATGAATTCTAGGGTTTTAAAAAATTCAAGCAGTTTCGAAAAATATCTCTCATCTGTATTTGGAGGCAGCACTGAATGCAAACTCAGCCCCCAGTGTTTACTGTGGCTCTCCCTGCTGGTGTGGAGTGTTACTGCATTTGACCATGTCAAGTGAAGTTGATCTAGGCTGCATCCACATACTTTAAAAAATCCTCATTTACTTGTCTCCTTTACTTAACGGCCAATTAtctgaattgaattgataggTGAAAGGCAATTGGTGAAAACCAACCAGTGGTCATGAAAtgaaggagacaaggaaaggaggTTTGTAAATATTGTTGGGACACAGCCCATGTCAACCTAAGGCTTAGGtggcaaactcattccacggaggaccGAGTGTCTGCAGGCTTTCGCTCCTACTTTATACTTAATTGATGAATTTAAGGTCACTAATGAGTAGGGAACTCCCCACACGTGGTTGTCTAGGGCTTACTTGAAAGGACAAACCAAAAAAAACAGCAGACACTAGGCACTTCATGGAATAATTTTGACAACCCTGACCTAAGGTCATTGTGGAGCAGTGATCAGTAGAGTTGTATTGTCTCCCGTAGCAACACTCCAGAGGTGTTGGGAACTCGTTAGCTGTAAACCGCTCAGATATACACTGGATGTTCCATGTGTTGTTTTTCTTCCAAAGTGACTATCTTAATCTGTTGTGGGAAAAAAAGTATtgagaaagaaaaagaggaataaaacataaaataaaaaatgtggatAACAATATTTGCTATATATTTGGTTGAAGGCAGTGTTTGGTTCTTGGATGgcatcactcctctcctctcccccacttgCATGTGAGTCCCTTGAgatgcaataaaatacaaatacactGGTGGAAAGACTTCAGGCCTCATCACTTATGTCTCCACTGTTGTCATTCATGCTTGAACATGTTCAGTCCATCACAAGTTTTTGGGGTATTCAATGGTAGGTTTTAATATAAAGACGTTTTatttttgcttttttttttacatcactgTTGATCCAATTTTTTTCCAAGCAAAATATATGTTCTGGAAATACTCAACAAAATACACATTTACACTCAAAATATAGACCCTGGAAAAAACTATTCTGATAACAAAAAGAGCATTGGCTAGATAACTGAATCATGTAGACACTAAAAACAAAGATTTACCCAAGAAAAATCATCACCAACGGAACTCATCTTAGCACCCATATTATGTGCACGATGGGTATTTCTTGGAAACAAAAAGCACATGTGACAAAGAAACCTGTTTTTATCGCACCCTAGAATTTTGAGACCTCAGTCTGGATAGGGATCTGTTTGATTGACCAAAGCAAGAAAATCATCCCATATTCCAAAGTTCTATTCCATCTGATCATTCTGTGCTGGCCATTGGTTAGTTtgtccaccaccacctcagcgCTTTGAGGTCTCAGTGAAAGGAGATACATGAATGCATATCTTATTTTTTTCTTACTCTGATCAGTCGGTCATATCCCAGGTGTCTCAGGCCTCCCTACACATGCTGGGATCCCCATGGATCCAGTGGCAGATCTGAGCGTATTTAGGCGGAGTGATCCTCACCGCCACATTATAGTCCCTCTGTTCACCCCCGTCCCCGTCCACCCGGCGGTGCCCTGAGAACACCCCGATAACCTTCCGCTGCCACTTCCCCTTATTGGACCCCACCACTTCCTGTCTGAGGCGGATGTATACACCAGCGCCTGACGCCCCCTGCTGGGCATCACAATGCTGATACAACAGGTCGTCTGACTCCTCCGTCACTGAACAGAAGCGATAGACCACCTTTTCCCCCCCTCCATCCTTTTGTCCTCCCTCTGGCTCGTTGTCGAACCCTGAGAAGTGGATGCGACCCAAGGGGAGGGGCTTTGTAGCGGCCACTACACCCAGTTTCATGTGCTTCTGTTTAATTGCCTGTTTGAGCTCCAGTAGGGCGTAATCGTAGTTGTGGGATATGGCGTTGGTTCTATCTCCTGTGTGTATCCAACCTTTGGGGATGTGGGTTTGTTTTACGCGTGTCCAGTGGAAGGAGGGCTGAGTTTTGGGTTCGGTGCTGCGTTGTACACGGCTGCTTCTGctacctttctttctctccctaccccctccttgtcccctctccttcttcatgttccctccttcacctccctCTGCTCCAGTCTCATCAACCCTGTTCtgtttctccctttctcccttcctccttctccctcctctccgtcTCTGCTCCTGTCTCGGTTCTTCTCTATctatcacattccctttctcctcttctcctaccacttcctctccttgcccctctcctcctcctctcctccctcctctccgtcTCTGCTCCTGTCTCGGTTCTTCTCCATCTATCCCAttccctttctcctcttctcctaccacttcctctccttgcccctctcctcctcctctcctcccccctctcctcctcccacccctcctACCTCGTTTAGATTTGACCTGTAGGACCCCCACTTTCAGCCTGCGGACCCCCTGCAGGTAGTCCTTCCCATCGTGGACGCAGTGGGCTGCCGTCAGTATGTGTTTTTCAGACACTTGGACCCCGGAGCAGCCCGTGGATAGGCGGACCGCCGTGGAGAACGGGTAGCTGGTGGTGAAGTGGCTGTCCGATATGACAAAGCGTCCGTCCTCGCCATACACCTGACGTTTCCTGCGagtgtgtgagggggtgtgtaaGGGAGTGTGTGAGGTTGTGTCATTCAGGCCCTGCAGCGTGACGTtgctgtgtgtgcgcgtgccgTTCTCGTACACCGTCTCGTATCCCAGCATGCTCTCCAGTGTGGCCCAGTCGGGAGGGGGGAGGGCACTCTGACACTTTATCCCACAccccccctcctcatcctcacctGCCCCCTCAACCTTCCCACCAAACGTGGGGCTCCGCAGATGCACTGTGTGCCTGTCTAGAATTAACGGGACCCTCTGCATGGACCAGCCATACTcttcatcaacaccatcaccgtGGCCCCCCCAGGCAAGAAGACACAGGGGCAGGGCACAGAGCAGCAGCAGACACAGGGGAATGGGAGTCATCGCACTGCTCCACCAGGGcctaaaagacagagagaggaaggaagattGCGCAAAAATAAACAGGTGACTGGTGTATAAAATAAGGCCAGCAGAGGGCGCTCAATCCCCTACAGTCATCACCATCTGCTTGAGTGTTATCGAAGTATTCTCTGCAAAAGCGTTGTCACCGGCAGATAGCGTTGGTGGTGAAGTCCATTTCGTTGGTGGCACAGGGTGGGAAATTGTTACATTTAATTGGCTCCAACAATAGCCTAAATTCCTCTGATGTTTTACAACTATTCTCTACACAAGGAATATATGATCATACCAAGCttaaattcaaataaataatttgtTTGAATGCAGCACAAATTCAAATGCTTGATAAAAAATCTCCATCTGGGCTATGAAAGTGACCAGGAATATGATTTGTTTAATACGTCAACGAATTATGATTAGAGGAATTACTGGATATATCAGACTCACTTAGCATATTAGTGTAATGGTGATGGTGATAAAACCCTGAGACTTTCTCACATTGGTCATAGTAGCCTAATCACACAAAGCAAAGTAAATGATGCAACTGTAAGAGTGGAAATTGGATTTGATAATCACTGATTAGTAATGCTTGATGCGTCTATACGTTCCCGTCTGTCACGTGAATGTATTGAAATGGTAGTTGCTTCTAGAGTTAACAAAACAATCATACCTGCAAGCTTTAGAAAATAAAAGTTGGAGAAGTCAGCAAATTtcctctttaaaaaaaaggtgTTTTATCCAGTCGGGTACCAGTCAGTGCGTGAAAGACCGCGTCCCATCATCGCCCGCGCATCAAACAACCGGAACGCAACGAAAAGCCGTGAGCGAGATCTTCACTGCACTGAGATTTGCCCATGACGAAGAAAACATTTGATGGAAAAAGGTGCCGCTCGTTCATGTTACAAGATGAGAGCGGGGGAGGTACTCCCTGGTGATGAGGAAAGCGATGAGAAGGAGGACTGAAGTTTAATTCAGTTATTGAGCCCGTGAACTGTGGAATTTTTGTTCAAAAGTAGGAAAATCATATAAAACGTGTTGTTTTCAGCTCCCATAAACGTATTTTCATTCCCCACCTCACACATCTAGTCGAGTTGCTTTGAATTAAGCTAAATATCCTGCCTTGTTGCCTTGTTGCTGACTGAATAACTTTGAGGATACATTATAATTAACCATATCAGACATCAACCTGACCAGCAGCTTTGATTTGTTTTATGACAaaataactacacacacacacacacacacacacacacacacacacacacacacacacacacacacacacacacacacacacgcacgcacacgcacacgcacacgcacacacacagagagagagagagaaacgataTCCACTTCTCattctagtcatttagcagacactcttatccagaacgacttacagttagtgcgtTCATCTTAAGAACACTAGGTGGGAAAACCATATATTACAAGCATGGTAAGTGAACTTTTTctaaataaagtgtgtgtgtggggggggggggggggggggatatttaagatgctctttgaagaggtagggtttcaggactctgctgtccttgcttcagggggaagctgattccaccattggggtgccagcacagagaagagcttggacctGGCTGAGCAGGAGCTGCCCTACGGTAAGGgtggagggccaagagaccagaggtggcagaacagagtactcaggttggggtgtagggtttgagcatagcctgagggtagggaggggcagtttcTCTTGCTGCTCTGTAGGCAAGCAACATGGTCTTGCAATGGATGCGAGCTtagactggaagccagtggagtgtgcagaggagcagggtgacatttCTCTAGGGGTCCCATAGAGCCAGTGCAACAAACCTGAACAAAGCATGGCATTATAAGGCTTTTCAGGGTATAAAAAAACTGTTTGCCTTGTCCCTTCTGTGTAGCACTTACCCCATGTCTTGGCCTAAACACACAGACAACAATGGATGCTAGTTGTAGGAGTTAAAGGAGggtgggctcattgtaatggctggaatggaataaatggaacggaatCAAAGACATGGAAAACATAACTCCTCCCCctggcctccacacacacacacacatacacacacacacatatcccctTTATGGGTGGAGCTATTAGAGGTTATAGTTCAGCTATGGGCTGCCTGGTAGATTTCTGCCATTGGTTGATGAGAACAGAGGTCAATGAAAGGGCCAAAGGTGATCGCTGTTATTCATCATCATGACAGGATGGAAATGGTTTGTTACCCAGGGGTGAAAGGTGATTTAATTTTTTACCAGTACGGGACCTCCTATGTGTGCAAGCGCTTGCACACATGATCTCTGTGGGGCTCGTTGTAAAGAtttgtcatttaacttttaaaatgGATGATCTTTTATTGTGGTGTAATCACAACCAGTCATATTTTTATCTGAATGTCAAACAATAATTTCAAAGGGCTCCTTTACTAGGCTACCCGCACATGTTCATCTACTCACAACTTACTGTGTTTCCAGCCCTCAAACAgtggtgaatggaaagagacatcttttacacaaaacaccaaaaagtgtcACGACATTAAGGCTAATGTGAGGCCCGAATTTatgcgtccactgctgtccgcatGAGTCTCAGTGTTGGCCTCGCATCTCTACCTTGGCAAAATATCAGTGTTCTCATCGGGAAAACATAGCATATTGGCACGTAGGCTATCAAATTTCAAGTCCTTTCGCAAATGGTTCATGACTCTGACATGCAGTAATGACATATAATGGTGAAATAGCCTACAGTTTTCTTCACCTTTTGTTTGAACTATTGTGATGTTTAACCGGTACGGATcacccccactatttattttcCCGGGATGCCGTACTGGACCATAACTCCTTAACGATAAATGCCATACTGATAGTGAGAGCAAACAATGATgtacagcagagtagagagaacacattgtgtgtacatgcgtgtccGTTCCATTTCCCTTCTATTTCATCCCTCCCCAGTGAGATGTGCCAGATTGTCTCTGATTACAGAGATGATAATCACTCCAGTGTGGGTTTGAaacaataatgtgcaaatatatATGTTCAAGACTTTTCCCTTGACTGAACTTCACAGAAGGGAAAGGGAAGCACaaagggaatacctagtcagttgaagaCCATTCTAGAGGTGGAGCACCGAGTGTGTGGGCTCCACATGCACCAAGCACGCACACATGAACgcccacatacacacagtcacactccCATATTATTTCCATAGGACCCGATCAAATGTTTTAGAGGTGAACTGTATACTGTTAATCTAAATGTCCAATGCTGTAACCAATGCCATAATgaacattgttatgtttggaggaaaaagggaatgcttgcaaaccgaagaacaccatcccaaccgtgaagcacgggggtggcagcaacatgttgtgggggtgctttgctgcacttcacaaaatagatggggtcatgaggaaggaaaataatgtggatatattgaagcaacatttcaagacatcagtcaggaagttaaaacttggtcgcaaatgggtcttccaattggacaatgacaccaagcatacttccaaagttgtgccaaaatggcttaaggacaacaaattcaaggtattggagtggccatcacaaagccctgacctcaatcctatagaaaatatgtgggcagaactgaaaaagcgtgtgcgagcaaggaggcctacaaacccgactgagttacaccagctctgtcaggaggaatgggccaaaattcacccaacttattatgggaagcttgtggaaggctacccgaaacgtttgacccaagttaaaccgtttaaaggcaatgctaccaaatactaattgagtgtatgtaaacttctgacccactgggaatgtgatgaaagaaataaaagctgaagtaaataattcgctctactattattctgaaatgtcacattcttaaaataaagtggcgatcctaactgacctaaggcaggggattttaacttggattaaatgtcaggaattgtgaaaaactgagtttaaatgtatttggctaaggtgtatgtaaatgtccgacttcaactgtaactgagCCTATCTCTGAGATGGTCCCAAACATCTGTAAGTCATTCCTGCTGTACAGAAGTTGATGTTGATTGCATCCTGGCCCATGGATGTGAGTAAATGTTATTGGTTAGTTTGTTTAAAGGAAATGAAACATTCTAATTGGGGCAATTAAGCAAAGTGCCTCCATTTTGACAGTGAAGATAACAAATGGTGTAAGGAGAATAACATACAGAAGAATTCTTCAGGGAATAAGAAAATGGGGGATTTCTGAGTGAGAGTTTTGTGTAGAGGTTTGAATGAACGTAAGTAACCTAACGTATGTCCCTCTAACTCCCCTGAAAGCCTCTTTCGATCCTACAGCTATTTTATACAGTAATCATGTGCCTGTGAACCAGAGTTCTACTGTTAGCACTAAGGCGGTGTGCCTTAGAAgttcaccctgcactatcagctcaaACAGAAATAACATTGTCATGTCTACTTCTGATATGCTTCCCAGTAaaagcaataaaaacaatcaatcatccAAGAAAAGTGCTAGAAATGGCCCACGTGAACATATGTagcctatatcgcaacaaagcatacttcactcatgctgccaaacatacccttgtaaaactgaccatcctaccgatcctcaacttcggtgatgtcatctataaaatagcctccaacgctctactcaacaaactggatgcagtctatcacagtgccatccgttttgtcaccaaagccccatacactacccaccattgcgacctgtacgctctcgttggttggcccttgcttcatactcgttgccaaacccactggctataggttatctacaagtctctgctaggtaaagccccgccttatctcagctcactggtcaccatagcagcacccactcgtagcacgcactccagcaggtatatctcactggtcacccccaaagccaattcctcctttggtcgtctttccttccagttttctgctgccaatgactggaacgaactgcaaaaaatctctgaagctggagactcagatctccctcactagctttaaacaccagctgtcagagcagctcacagatcactgcacctgtacatagcccatctgtaaacagcccatctatctacctacctcattcccatactgtatttatttatttatcttgctcctttgcaccccagtatctctacttgcacattcatcttctgcacatctaccattccagtgtttaattgctatattgtaattactttgccaccatggcctacttattgccttaactctcttatcttacctcatttgcactcactgtatatagactttttgttttgttttgttctactgtattattgactatgttttgtttattccatgtgtaactctgtgttgttgtatgtgtcgaattgctatgctttaccttggccaggtcgcagttgcaaatgagaacttgttctcaactagcctacctggttaaattaaggtgaaaaaaaacacacaaaaaacgcacagcacttacacaaattacttaTTATTGGCTGAGAgatattgatgataaaaagattgtgggggctgttatgttagacttcagtgcggcttttgacattatcgatcatagtctgttaTATTGTGAAttaagagttacctgtctaacagaaaaCAGAGGGGGTGcattaatggaagcctctccaacataacctaggtagaatcaggaattccccagggcagctgtctaggcccattacttttaaaaatctttactaatgacatgccactggttttgagtattttgtttatttatttatcctttatttaactaggcaagtcagttaagatcaaaatcttatttacaatgacggcctaccccggccaaaccctcccctaacctggatgtTGATGAGCCAATTGTGCTCCGCACTATGGGTCTCcggatcacggccggttgtgatgcagctagtgtgtctatgtactgtatgcagatgactcaacactatacatgtcagctactacagcaaatTAAATGAATGCAACACTTAATAATGAGCTGAAGTCAGTTTCAGAATGGTTGGAAATAAAAAAGTTAGTACTTaatatttaaaaaactgaaaGCATCGactttgggacaaatcattcactaaaccctaaacctcaactaaatcttgtaatgaataatgtgtaaATTGAGCAAGTTGCAATGACTAAACttagagtaaccctggattgttaACTGTCATTGTCAAAACCTGATGCAACAGttgctaagatggggagaagtctgtccataataaagcgcttttctgccttcttaacagcactgttAACAAGGCAGCTCATACAAGCCTTAGTTTTGTCGCACTGTCCAGTCATGTGATCAGGTGCCACAAacagggacttaggaaaattacaagtggctcagaacagggcagcatgtcaatctctcatggctcaaagtagaggggAGATTGACTTCATCGCTACTTGTTTTATTAAGTAgtattgacatgctgaatgcaccaagctgtctgtttaaaaaaaaaaagataaaagtacaccttatggaacagcgaggactgtgaagagacacagacacagacacccgcAAACACATGCATTGTAAAACTCAGCagaaaaagaaatgtcctctcaatgtcaactgcgtttattttcaacaaacttaacatgtgtaaatatttgtatgaacataacaagattcaacaactgagacagaaactga carries:
- the LOC139415616 gene encoding inactive serine protease 35-like gives rise to the protein MTPIPLCLLLLCALPLCLLAWGGHGDGVDEEYGWSMQRVPLILDRHTVHLRSPTFGGKVEGAGEDEEGGCGIKCQSALPPPDWATLESMLGYETVYENGTRTHSNVTLQGLNDTTSHTPLHTPSHTRRKRQVYGEDGRFVISDSHFTTSYPFSTAVRLSTGCSGVQVSEKHILTAAHCVHDGKDYLQGVRRLKVGVLQVKSKRGRRGGRRRGGRRGGGEGQGEEVVGEEEKGNGIDGEEPRQEQRRRGGRRGGGEGQGEEVVGEEEKGNVIDREEPRQEQRRRGGRRRKGEREKQNRVDETGAEGGEGGNMKKERGQGGGRERKKGSRSSRVQRSTEPKTQPSFHWTRVKQTHIPKGWIHTGDRTNAISHNYDYALLELKQAIKQKHMKLGVVAATKPLPLGRIHFSGFDNEPEGGQKDGGGEKVVYRFCSVTEESDDLLYQHCDAQQGASGAGVYIRLRQEVVGSNKGKWQRKVIGVFSGHRRVDGDGGEQRDYNVAVRITPPKYAQICHWIHGDPSMCREA